ctcagcgagtcctcagtctttctagatttgggtccggatttccattttcatatcactactttaatttgaaagttgTCGCTCTTAATGATGAACATACAGTTCCTCTCAGCTCTGtggagcattttagcatcttttaaTTTAGGGTGCTTTTACACCTGcactgtttggttcggttcaatcaaactcaagtttgtttgccccctaagtgcggtttgtttgggcaggtgtgaacacagcaatcacactcaggtgcaccaaaacaaccggaccgagaccttcttgaagaggtggtctcagtccggttacaaacgaactctggtgcggttcatttgtggtgagaaggtgttccgacctggatgtgaaccaactgcagtcacatgacacattgtttgggttaaacatgagcatgttacagtcctggaggattattaatgtgcacctcctcctgtactgccttaatatgcacattcagcacatccaatgcatcaaaacattgttttctagttggagccgcgcctcgttttcaaactgtatgctttgactaaaatgaacaatgacagcaatatagtccacgatgagcagcgctaaaatcaacctgcgtagttgtccctccattgtgacattagaaagtgtcacatttatcttgcaagtgtactcttcttcaacgtttggtttacttcctggatttttcccacatggaaattctgaccaatcaagagcagctttctcacgcaaggcatttgatctggtccgcttgtaaatgctgccgtgagaacacgaaccaactctaggcaattatacaactttgtgacaaaattagtccctgattcagaccaaagcaacacaactctaggtctgaaagcacccttattgttttggttttaagtCCCACATATTTACAGTCCTGGTTCACTCTCATCACTCACATCAGCATCATTCCCAGCTGTCACTGCCTGCTCAACCACCAAACACCAGACTGACAAAGTTAGCAAGTAGCTGGAGAGCATAGTGGAGACACGCTGATGCTTAAGCACAAACATGGGCCAGATACACATCACATATCCTAATGTAACTCAACGCCAGCAGACATCGCTGTGATACCTTCTGCATGAAGAGGATGTAGTCAATCTCATGTTCTCCCCACACACCGTCTGACTGGGCCTTATAGTGGATCCTTGTCAGGTACGTCATTTCATCTGGTGTCACCTGAGGAGCAACAAGAAGGCAGAGATCAGGCACAAGGAAAGACTCTTGTGATgtgcttaaacacacacacacaaacacacacactccagtaTACCTGTTCCATGGGGATGCCCAGCTCAGCTTTGAGTCTCCTCTGAGCAGCTCTCCTCACTCCTATTGCTTCCTTCTCCTCCAGCtcactgtctgtgtgtaaaGGGTGGCtgcagcatgtgtttgtgaaacagcctgcacgtgcacacacacagggatagTTAAACATATTAACAATGCCCGCCATAAGTGTTCTCAAGTTGTTATGTTTCATGTGATCACGTGTGTCCCAGTGAATCACAGGTGTATTTGGGATAATGGTTAAACTACAAGGTTTATGGATTTGTCACTGACCTGGAAAAGTGATTTTGGCGTCAGACCTCTGTTGTAAGAGCAGCTTCTCCTCACTGTTGAAAATGAATACGCTGAAGGCTCTGTGTAATAAACctggcaaaacaaacaaacaacttatCACAGGTACAAATCCAAAAGACACAGATATGCACCCTGAGGCAAAACAGGTGTGTGCAGCTCAACATGACAGACAGGTACCTTTGTCGATGTTGGAGTTGAGGTGACAGTTTTTCTTGGTGTCCGCTCCAATCTTGCGATCGTTCTCGTTGATGAGGATGCACATCTCGGACAGCAGCTGCACCTGCTTCTCGTCCAGGTGGTCTGTGGTTATCTCAGGCATTCTGACTGCAGACTGCAGGTGTCTCACCTCACTGCAGAGCACGGGAGGAGacgcagacagacagcagcttaTAATTGAATGCTTATTCACGTCAAAACAGGAGGAAACTCTGTCACAACAATGTTGTATCGTGACAATATCGTATTGTGGCGATTCCCTAAGTGGACCTTGAAATTTTTCCAAGTTCATAAAAATTTTACACTCAAGTAGGGAGTATatctaacaaacaaacatactcAGATACATGTAAAATATACCTACCCCAAAGATATCAATGTGCactaatataaaatacaaaacctTGGGTAAACCAGATTGTCTGCAGGTATCACACAGTTAAATTTGATGCTTTTAAACACAACTTTAG
This is a stretch of genomic DNA from Epinephelus fuscoguttatus linkage group LG21, E.fuscoguttatus.final_Chr_v1. It encodes these proteins:
- the idi1 gene encoding isopentenyl-diphosphate Delta-isomerase 1, producing MVRAVWAVLRMVSCEGAAVLKSNVPGAGRVSAPRLRSVCTPLTSCRRAIASEVRHLQSAVRMPEITTDHLDEKQVQLLSEMCILINENDRKIGADTKKNCHLNSNIDKGLLHRAFSVFIFNSEEKLLLQQRSDAKITFPGCFTNTCCSHPLHTDSELEEKEAIGVRRAAQRRLKAELGIPMEQVTPDEMTYLTRIHYKAQSDGVWGEHEIDYILFMQKEVELSPDPNEIKSHCYVSKEELKEMLEKAKRKELEITPWFSLIAETFLFQWWDNLQNLKQFMDHNNIHRM